One Glycine soja cultivar W05 chromosome 2, ASM419377v2, whole genome shotgun sequence genomic region harbors:
- the LOC114402364 gene encoding mitochondrial acidic protein MAM33-like, translating into MWKRGLVGAVGGLRRPYSSGGGGISSSVNSMLLRSLKDHYQEVAKMNMPPKVSAPSPFTIVKGALDSHGPVLKRSYGNEEVSIYVMRLLTPEDEDSAIDQLFIHVDVSKPQQNESLIFLCGLYEDALGIHSVSMRPKVQDSGYLLIPSQYTGPVFAELDEKMRDAFHSYIEERGVNESLFKFLQAWLYVKEHRNLMRWFKTMGLFVDGKKPVTGA; encoded by the exons ATGTGGAAGAGAGGCTTGGTCGGCGCCGTGGGTGGTCTCCGGCGGCCATATTCGTCAGGAGGTGGCGGCATCTCCTCCTCCGTGAACTCAATGCTCCTCCGCTCCCTAAAGGATCACTATCAAGAAGTCGCCAAAATGAACATGCCCCCT AAAGTGAGTGCTCCATCGCCGTTCACGATCGTGAAGGGAGCTCTGGACTCGCACGGTCCGGTTCTGAAGCGCAGCTACGGCAACGAAGAGGTGAGCATCTATGTGATGCGGTTGTTGACCCCCGAGGACGAGGATTCCGCCATCGACCAGCTCTTCATCCACGTCGATGTCTCCAAACCTCAGCAGAACGAATCCTTGATTTTCCTCTGCGGTTTGTACGAGGATGCTCTTGGGATTCACTCTGTTTCCATGAGGCCTAAGGTCCAGGACTCCGGCTACCTCCTCATCCCCTCCCAATACACCGGCCCTGTTTTCGC GGAACTAGATGAAAAGATGAGAGATGCGTTTCACAGTTACATTGAGGAACGAGGAGTGAACGAGAGCCTCTTTAAATTTCTTCAAGCGTGGCTATATGTGAAGGAACATCGAAATCTGATGCGGTGGTTCAAAACCATGGGCTTGTTCGTTGATGGAAAGAAGCCAGTTACAGGTGCTTAA